From Lycium ferocissimum isolate CSIRO_LF1 chromosome 12, AGI_CSIRO_Lferr_CH_V1, whole genome shotgun sequence, one genomic window encodes:
- the LOC132039503 gene encoding uncharacterized protein LOC132039503 produces MGYKPPKVDIFDGTGDPHAHLRAYFDKLVGVGRNEKLRMKLFIRSLSGEALTWYTRQDPRKWSDWQDMAGDFMNRFGFNTEITPDRFSLSNIQKKATESFQDYARRWRIEAARVLPPLDESELSKYFIRAQEGIYFEKMMGSMGQKLADLVKMGDFLEEGIKFGKIQSMAALQAASKAIQSGSISGIKKKKKDISNITPYYRRGESSRRYPTNPQIFAHAPYVPYPAYNAQPHYNPPRAPTYQNPPRPYTPIQAPVHQNRPPYAPRPRPTPEVRNTRTYTPIAKPLAQLFERLRTAGLLQPVKGRIPDPIPRNFDGNKRCAYHSGIQGHDTEECFSLKNQIEALIKSGAIQCTTNAPRT; encoded by the coding sequence ATGGGGTACAAACCTCCTAAGGTTGATATTTTTGATGGGACAGGTGATCCTCATGCACATCTGAGGGCCTACTTCGACAAGTTAGTAGGAGTAGGAAGGAACGAGAAATTGAGGATGAAATTGTTTATTAGAAGTTTGTCAGGAGAGGCGCTCACTTGGTATACTCGCCAAGATCCTCGCAAATGGAGCGACTGGCAGGATATGGCTGGGGATTTCATGAATCGCTTCGGATTCAACACTGAGATCACACCAGATAGATTTTCTCTGAGCAACATACAAAAGAAGGCGACTGAATCATTCCAGGATTACGCAAGACGTTGGAGAATTGAGGCTGCTCGAGTTCTGCCCCCATTGGACGAAAGCGAGCTCAGTAAGTATTTCATTCGAGCTCAGGAAGGCATCTACTTTGAAAAGATGATGGGATCGATGGGCCAAAAGTTGGCCGATTTGGTCAAAATGGGAGACTTTTTGGAAGAAGGAATCAAGTTCGGAAAGATTCAATCAATGGCTGCACTGCAAGCCGCAAGCAAAGCCATACAGTCAGGTTCCATTAGTGgaattaaaaagaagaagaaggacaTATCCAATATCACACCTTACTACCGGCGAGGAGAGTCATCTCGCCGATACCCCACAAACCCCCAAATCTTTGCTCATGCCCCTTATGTCCCATACCCAGCTTATAACGCCCAACCACATTACAACCCACCACGAGCCCCCACTTACCAAAACCCTCCAAGACCTTACACCCCTATCCAAGCACCCGTCCACCAGAATAGACCACCATATGCCCCAAGACCTCGCCCAACTCCCGAAGTCAGAAATACCCGAACCTATACCCCCATAGCCAAGCCTTTGGCCCAATTATTTGAAAGGTTGAGGACAGCAGGATTGTTGCAACCAGTTAAAGGAAGAATCCCTGATCCAATTCCTCGAAACTTTGATGGGAACAAACGCTGTGCATATCATTCAGGAATTCAGGGACATGACACCGAGGAATGCTTTAGTTTGAAGAACCAAATTGAAGCTTTAATCAAGAGCGGAGCAATTCAATGCACTACGAACGCCCCCCGAACGTGA